The Brachyspira hyodysenteriae ATCC 27164 genome includes a window with the following:
- the fliP gene encoding flagellar type III secretion system pore protein FliP (The bacterial flagellar biogenesis protein FliP forms a type III secretion system (T3SS)-type pore required for flagellar assembly.) gives MRKFLMVFLVLCLLIPAAAYAQDNTQIPIPTIGLNVTQAQTPQQVSLGLQILFLLTILSLSPSIIIMTTSFIRVSIVLSFVQRALSLQETPPRALIMGLSLFLTFFIMMPTLTQVNNEALQPYLNGTIGVNELYSRGIQPIRMFMFNSLRGENGMKSLDLFLSISNTDIRLREIQTVDDLNRIPTIVVVPAFIINELTIAFKMGIYLFIPFIVIDLVVASILMAMGMIMLPPIMISLPLKIILFVAVDGWKLLILQIVQSFQ, from the coding sequence ATGCGAAAGTTTCTAATGGTATTTTTGGTATTATGTTTACTTATACCTGCGGCAGCTTACGCTCAAGATAATACCCAGATACCAATACCTACAATAGGATTAAATGTTACTCAGGCTCAAACACCTCAGCAAGTTAGCTTGGGACTTCAGATATTATTTCTTTTAACAATATTGTCGTTATCTCCATCTATAATAATAATGACAACAAGTTTTATAAGAGTTTCAATAGTATTAAGTTTTGTTCAAAGAGCATTGTCATTACAAGAAACACCCCCTAGAGCTTTAATAATGGGGCTTTCTTTGTTTTTGACATTTTTTATAATGATGCCTACTTTAACGCAGGTAAATAATGAGGCTCTTCAGCCTTATTTGAATGGTACTATAGGAGTTAATGAATTATACAGCAGAGGTATACAGCCTATAAGAATGTTTATGTTTAATTCTTTACGCGGTGAGAATGGTATGAAAAGTTTGGATTTGTTCTTGAGTATAAGTAATACAGATATAAGACTTAGAGAGATTCAGACAGTTGATGATTTAAATAGAATACCAACTATAGTGGTTGTACCCGCGTTCATTATTAATGAACTTACAATAGCATTTAAGATGGGAATATATTTATTTATTCCATTTATAGTTATAGATTTGGTAGTTGCTTCCATACTTATGGCAATGGGTATGATAATGCTTCCGCCTATTATGATATCTTTACCGCTTAAAATAATTTTATTTGTTGCGGTAGACGGATGGAAACTTTTGATACTTCAGATAGTACAGAGTTTCCAATAA
- the flhB gene encoding flagellar biosynthesis protein FlhB: MIKKILSSIFELFIIFKAKLYRKYLRLTGKGYVLTLFAAPEDEGRTELPTERKKRKAREEEGRVVNSAEINQTLVLAVSIAVIALLTTYFTHTVAQFFITVLNKISNADASINNTAYTDMLLEIFVLLAKTAGIIMAVALVVGVGVNLAQTQFLFTTKKLKPNFKRIAPTWSNFKERVFISSQNLMNLAKILFKMIVISLLTFTTIYGKRTELFNMINMGLSQAMNLFFFIVLEMLAKVIIFMIIVSAFDYFFQKRQYINSLKMTKHEMKEEFKEMEGDPLVKSQLQEMARKIVSRTMLKSVPEADVVITNPTHFAVALKYENGDYAPIVTAKGADHIALKIKEIARQNDVQIVENKPLARELYYNVELGQYIPEKLFHVVSRILGEVYRIRNEKMARAI; encoded by the coding sequence ATGATTAAAAAAATACTTTCTTCTATATTTGAATTGTTCATTATATTCAAAGCTAAGCTATACAGAAAATATTTGCGTCTTACAGGAAAAGGATATGTATTGACATTATTTGCTGCTCCTGAAGATGAAGGAAGAACAGAACTTCCTACAGAAAGAAAGAAAAGAAAAGCTAGAGAGGAAGAGGGACGTGTTGTTAACTCTGCTGAAATAAATCAGACTTTAGTTTTAGCTGTTTCAATAGCTGTAATAGCTTTATTAACTACATATTTTACTCATACAGTAGCACAGTTTTTTATCACTGTATTGAATAAAATTTCTAATGCTGATGCTTCAATAAATAATACAGCTTACACAGATATGTTATTAGAGATATTCGTTCTTCTAGCAAAAACTGCAGGTATAATTATGGCAGTTGCTTTAGTAGTTGGTGTAGGTGTTAATTTAGCTCAGACTCAGTTCTTATTTACTACAAAGAAGTTAAAGCCTAATTTCAAAAGAATAGCACCTACTTGGTCTAACTTCAAAGAAAGAGTATTTATATCATCTCAAAACTTGATGAATTTGGCTAAAATACTTTTCAAAATGATAGTAATATCTCTTCTCACTTTTACTACTATATATGGAAAACGTACAGAATTATTTAATATGATTAATATGGGTTTAAGTCAGGCTATGAATTTATTTTTCTTCATAGTTTTAGAGATGCTTGCTAAGGTAATTATATTTATGATAATAGTTTCTGCTTTTGACTATTTCTTCCAAAAAAGACAATACATTAATAGTTTGAAAATGACAAAGCATGAAATGAAAGAAGAGTTCAAAGAAATGGAAGGAGATCCTTTGGTAAAAAGTCAATTGCAGGAGATGGCTAGAAAGATAGTAAGCAGAACAATGCTTAAATCAGTACCTGAAGCGGATGTAGTTATTACAAACCCAACTCACTTTGCAGTTGCTTTGAAATATGAGAATGGAGATTATGCCCCTATAGTAACAGCTAAGGGAGCAGATCATATAGCATTAAAAATAAAAGAAATAGCTAGACAAAATGATGTTCAAATAGTTGAGAATAAACCTTTAGCCCGTGAATTATATTATAATGTTGAATTAGGACAATATATACCTGAAAAGCTATTTCATGTTGTGTCAAGGATACTTGGCGAGGTATATAGAATACGTAATGAAAAAATGGCAAGGGCTATATAG
- a CDS encoding META domain-containing protein: MKKTLLLLLSSLFLLLSCSQKNSKNTNIFEALNGNEYYLTSNPKITIGFENCNVYGNASINRYFTSFTISNNQIILGTNIGATLMAGNEEDMKNESEFLSDLGKANSVSLENDKLTIKTTENKELTFTKRSLNYNDLYGREFILENKYPEIGITIGFDTNKVYGFSGVNRYFAGYTLTNNNVISIGALGSTMMAGPEENMKAEQEFSKLISEASNITLSITNLEITTKSGEKLIFKDDSISGNKLLGRTFLLRNFYKYPNVEITMSFYGKENQVNGFSGVNTYKTSYTNINGSEVKFNGLATTRMAGPEENMNAEADFSKYMENAKYMYLKGKELIIIANDATILRFVEDYFDVNEYSGKEFKLSNMLEGTEITLSITNNSFVGKSGVNNYNIPFEIKDGKITMSKTGISTLMAGPEADMQAEDEYLKLLNKANYISYNNNTLCLKTSDDDILLFNMVN; the protein is encoded by the coding sequence ATGAAAAAAACACTATTATTATTACTATCATCTCTTTTCTTATTACTATCATGCTCTCAAAAAAATAGTAAAAATACAAATATATTTGAAGCATTAAACGGTAATGAATACTATCTTACAAGCAATCCTAAAATAACGATAGGATTTGAAAACTGCAATGTTTATGGAAATGCTAGCATAAACAGATATTTTACATCATTTACTATAAGCAATAATCAAATAATTTTAGGTACAAATATAGGAGCTACTTTAATGGCTGGAAATGAAGAAGATATGAAAAATGAATCTGAATTTTTAAGTGATTTAGGAAAAGCTAATTCTGTTTCATTGGAAAATGATAAATTAACAATAAAAACTACTGAAAATAAAGAATTAACTTTTACAAAAAGAAGTCTAAATTATAATGATTTATACGGCAGAGAATTTATACTTGAAAATAAATACCCAGAAATTGGAATAACAATAGGATTTGACACTAATAAAGTTTATGGTTTTTCTGGTGTTAATAGATACTTTGCAGGATATACCTTAACTAACAATAATGTAATATCAATAGGTGCATTAGGCTCTACTATGATGGCAGGTCCTGAAGAAAATATGAAAGCTGAACAAGAATTCTCAAAATTAATTTCAGAAGCATCTAATATTACATTATCAATAACAAATTTAGAAATAACTACAAAATCAGGTGAAAAATTAATATTCAAAGATGATTCTATATCAGGCAATAAATTATTAGGAAGAACATTTTTATTGAGAAATTTCTATAAATACCCTAATGTTGAAATAACTATGTCTTTTTATGGTAAAGAGAATCAAGTAAATGGTTTTTCTGGTGTTAATACTTACAAAACTTCATACACTAATATAAACGGTAGCGAAGTTAAATTTAATGGTTTAGCTACAACTAGAATGGCAGGCCCTGAAGAAAATATGAATGCTGAAGCAGATTTCTCAAAATATATGGAGAATGCTAAATATATGTACTTAAAAGGAAAAGAACTTATTATAATAGCTAATGACGCTACAATATTAAGATTCGTAGAAGATTATTTTGACGTTAATGAGTATTCAGGAAAAGAATTCAAATTATCAAATATGCTTGAAGGCACAGAAATCACTTTATCTATAACTAATAATTCATTTGTTGGAAAATCTGGAGTTAATAACTACAATATACCATTTGAAATAAAAGATGGTAAAATAACAATGAGTAAAACAGGAATATCAACTTTAATGGCAGGTCCTGAAGCTGATATGCAAGCTGAAGATGAATATTTAAAACTTCTTAATAAAGCTAATTATATATCTTATAACAATAATACTTTATGCTTAAAAACATCTGATGATGATATATTACTTTTTAACATGGTAAATTAA
- a CDS encoding GNAT family N-acetyltransferase — MCNIREAHIEDAENVVKYIVKVSEETNFMMSDSTEIELDVKKEEEFLQNIQKSIITKMFLYEIDGEIVGICNLKGIDRKKVKHRVNLGISVLKKHWGEGIAKKLINYAVDYAKKNSIKKIELTVRIDNERALKLYKSLGFFIEGEIKDFFCIDNVYYNCYMMGLFI, encoded by the coding sequence ATGTGTAATATAAGAGAAGCACATATAGAAGATGCTGAAAATGTTGTAAAATATATTGTAAAAGTGTCTGAAGAAACGAATTTTATGATGTCTGATTCTACAGAAATAGAATTAGACGTAAAAAAAGAGGAGGAATTTTTACAAAATATACAAAAAAGCATAATAACCAAGATGTTTTTATATGAAATTGACGGTGAAATTGTCGGTATATGTAACTTAAAGGGTATTGATAGAAAAAAAGTAAAGCATAGAGTGAATTTAGGTATAAGCGTGTTAAAAAAGCATTGGGGCGAGGGAATAGCTAAGAAACTTATTAATTATGCTGTAGACTATGCTAAAAAAAATTCTATAAAAAAAATAGAATTAACAGTAAGAATTGATAATGAAAGAGCTTTGAAACTTTATAAATCTCTTGGTTTTTTTATAGAAGGTGAGATAAAAGACTTTTTTTGTATTGATAATGTTTATTATAATTGCTATATGATGGGGTTATTTATTTAG
- the fliQ gene encoding flagellar biosynthesis protein FliQ has protein sequence MSDTSIIVLVQETLWVFMLLSAPVLGVSIIVGLIISILQATTSIQEQTLTFVPKMIAMLAVIYMLASWMLNYTSAFTVRLFSILPSIAR, from the coding sequence ATGAGCGATACTTCAATTATTGTTTTAGTGCAGGAAACTTTATGGGTATTTATGCTATTATCAGCTCCTGTATTGGGTGTATCAATTATTGTTGGATTGATAATTTCAATACTTCAAGCTACTACAAGTATTCAGGAGCAGACTTTAACATTTGTACCTAAGATGATAGCTATGTTGGCAGTTATATATATGCTAGCTTCTTGGATGTTGAATTATACAAGTGCGTTTACAGTTAGACTATTCAGTATACTTCCATCTATAGCTAGATAA
- the fliR gene encoding flagellar biosynthetic protein FliR, giving the protein MDNFVNFFQIYLLIMVRFVAILMVAPLFSSNVIPNTIKMALAFIATAAIFPLVANVNVQAAPTFVEYFLTLVNEALIGILIGFLMSIIFAAYQVMANFFEIQMGFGISETVDPISQVTVPVLGQLQSLVVILLFIAIDGPSWVIRTLFYSFKAMPILSEASKAVFTSSFNGVIDRMIYYMSSLFSVALSLALPIMLTLFLLSLSLGLLAKAAPQMNILMLGFPMQIAVGVAAYYILIPVLVSNFMKVLETTIADVNNIITFLSGGTV; this is encoded by the coding sequence ATGGATAATTTTGTGAATTTCTTTCAAATTTACCTACTCATTATGGTAAGATTTGTAGCTATACTTATGGTAGCTCCATTATTTTCTTCTAATGTTATTCCTAATACTATAAAAATGGCTTTGGCTTTTATTGCTACAGCTGCTATATTTCCATTAGTTGCTAATGTTAATGTTCAGGCAGCTCCTACTTTTGTTGAATACTTTTTAACATTGGTAAATGAAGCATTAATAGGAATATTGATAGGATTTTTAATGTCAATAATATTTGCCGCTTATCAAGTTATGGCAAATTTCTTTGAAATACAAATGGGATTCGGTATATCAGAAACTGTTGATCCTATATCTCAGGTTACAGTACCGGTATTAGGACAATTACAGTCTTTAGTTGTTATATTATTATTTATAGCTATAGACGGACCTAGCTGGGTTATTAGAACTTTATTCTATAGTTTTAAGGCTATGCCTATATTAAGTGAAGCTTCAAAAGCAGTATTCACTTCATCATTTAATGGCGTTATAGACAGAATGATATATTATATGAGTTCTTTATTTTCTGTGGCTCTTTCTTTAGCTTTGCCTATAATGCTTACTCTGTTTTTATTGTCATTAAGTTTGGGATTATTAGCTAAGGCGGCACCTCAGATGAATATTTTAATGTTAGGTTTTCCTATGCAGATAGCTGTTGGTGTGGCTGCTTATTATATTTTGATACCAGTACTAGTTTCTAACTTTATGAAAGTATTGGAAACTACTATAGCAGATGTTAATAATATAATAACTTTCTTATCCGGAGGAACAGTATGA
- a CDS encoding penicillin-binding protein 1A, with protein MKKILKKISDKYNSINIEQFKKFYIVSMTLIFLIITVIFSILVADIVLQPDVQAVELYKPTIPTKIYDIKGEVISEFFTEQRALVEYKDLPPQLIEAIISMEDNNFMSHFGIDIIGIFRGTIGNILTGRRARGASTLTQQVARNIVLKSTERTITRKLKEIWVTFQIEKRLTKEEIVTLYFNQIYFGHSVYGVQAASRFYFNKDVQNLDLAECAMLATLPPAPNAYSPINNPNISIARHKVVLNRMADLKFITRDEAKQAHKEFWESYTGKIGRRGSTAYSASIDRAPYVTEYVRRQLVDRYGEKALKEDGLKIYTTIDIEKQEAAQKLLTEALTEYNNKYEGGSMDIVNLYNRETIDKMKMISILFNLPENTAYNKFNIAVRDTLNKYTTLPLALMSDIFGMEEVNDITMEVMKADEAELSRQIEGALVSIDPRNGYIVSMVGGSGFTARNQFNRATQARRQAGSAFKPFVYAASMDVTNYSPSTIVSDAPIGFVPEEGEDGEVWIPKNYSGNFKGDVSLRYALSASLNIATVNVLNYVGITNTIRYVEPIFKAEPDSDKSKRMFNPDLTLSLGTGLFTPLELTTGFAEFANEGKEVNPILIRYVTDRYGIVMDNFEDDLKKKITLRGGPKQVVSKEVAYIISDILMGVLRGGTATSAMYEAKFTRRGAGKTGTSNDWKDAWFVGYTPELATGIWIGFDSFKYSLGNNQVGGRVAAPIWGKYMVEALKEVKPTWYTRPENVISMQVCAISGKLPGPSCYSFQTDLFVSDKVPTETCNVCSHYLEDSNELDSIIDSFLNY; from the coding sequence TTGAAAAAAATATTAAAAAAAATATCTGATAAATATAATAGTATAAATATAGAACAATTTAAAAAATTTTATATAGTATCAATGACATTAATATTTTTAATAATAACTGTCATATTTTCTATTTTGGTTGCTGACATAGTTCTGCAGCCTGATGTTCAAGCCGTAGAATTGTACAAGCCTACAATACCTACAAAAATTTATGATATAAAAGGTGAAGTAATATCAGAATTTTTCACAGAGCAAAGAGCATTAGTAGAATATAAAGATTTACCTCCTCAATTAATAGAAGCAATAATATCTATGGAAGATAATAATTTTATGTCGCATTTCGGAATAGATATTATAGGAATATTCAGAGGTACAATAGGAAACATATTAACTGGAAGAAGAGCAAGAGGTGCAAGTACATTAACTCAGCAGGTTGCTAGAAACATTGTATTAAAATCTACAGAAAGAACAATAACAAGAAAATTAAAAGAAATATGGGTTACTTTCCAAATAGAAAAAAGACTTACTAAAGAAGAAATAGTTACTTTATATTTCAATCAAATATATTTCGGACACTCTGTATACGGAGTTCAGGCAGCAAGCAGATTTTATTTTAACAAAGATGTACAAAATTTAGATTTAGCAGAATGTGCAATGCTAGCCACACTTCCACCTGCTCCGAATGCATACTCCCCTATCAATAACCCTAATATATCAATAGCTAGACATAAAGTTGTTCTTAATAGAATGGCTGATTTAAAATTCATAACTAGAGATGAAGCTAAGCAGGCACATAAAGAATTCTGGGAATCATATACAGGAAAAATCGGAAGAAGAGGTTCAACAGCTTATAGTGCATCAATAGACAGAGCTCCTTATGTTACTGAATATGTTAGAAGACAATTAGTAGATAGATATGGAGAAAAAGCATTAAAAGAAGACGGACTTAAAATATACACAACTATAGATATAGAAAAACAGGAAGCTGCTCAGAAATTATTAACAGAGGCACTTACAGAATATAATAATAAATATGAAGGCGGTTCTATGGATATAGTTAATCTATATAATAGAGAAACTATAGATAAAATGAAAATGATTTCTATATTATTTAATCTTCCTGAAAATACAGCTTATAATAAATTTAATATTGCAGTAAGAGATACTTTAAATAAATATACTACTTTACCTTTGGCATTGATGTCTGATATATTTGGAATGGAAGAAGTTAATGACATTACTATGGAAGTAATGAAAGCTGATGAAGCAGAACTTTCAAGACAAATTGAAGGAGCTTTAGTTTCAATAGACCCTAGAAACGGATATATTGTTTCAATGGTTGGAGGTTCAGGATTTACAGCAAGAAACCAATTCAACAGAGCTACTCAGGCAAGAAGACAGGCCGGAAGTGCTTTCAAGCCTTTCGTATATGCTGCCTCAATGGATGTTACTAATTATAGCCCTTCAACTATTGTTAGTGATGCTCCTATAGGTTTTGTGCCTGAAGAAGGAGAAGACGGAGAAGTTTGGATACCTAAAAACTATTCAGGAAATTTCAAAGGTGATGTAAGTTTAAGATATGCATTGTCTGCATCATTAAATATAGCTACTGTTAATGTACTCAATTATGTAGGAATAACAAACACTATAAGATATGTAGAGCCTATATTTAAAGCTGAACCTGATTCTGATAAATCTAAAAGAATGTTTAATCCTGATTTAACATTAAGTTTAGGTACAGGATTATTCACACCATTAGAACTTACAACAGGATTTGCTGAATTTGCTAACGAAGGAAAAGAAGTTAATCCTATACTTATAAGATATGTTACTGACAGATACGGAATAGTTATGGATAATTTCGAAGATGACTTAAAGAAAAAAATAACATTGAGAGGCGGTCCTAAACAAGTTGTAAGCAAAGAAGTTGCATACATTATAAGTGATATATTAATGGGAGTATTAAGAGGCGGTACTGCTACAAGTGCTATGTATGAAGCTAAATTCACAAGAAGAGGTGCCGGAAAAACAGGTACTTCTAATGACTGGAAAGATGCTTGGTTTGTAGGATATACTCCTGAACTTGCTACAGGTATATGGATTGGATTCGACTCATTTAAATACTCTTTAGGAAATAATCAGGTTGGCGGTAGAGTTGCTGCTCCTATATGGGGTAAGTATATGGTAGAAGCATTGAAAGAAGTTAAGCCTACTTGGTATACAAGGCCTGAAAATGTTATAAGTATGCAGGTTTGTGCTATAAGCGGAAAATTACCGGGTCCTTCATGCTATTCTTTCCAAACAGATTTATTTGTAAGTGATAAAGTACCTACTGAAACTTGTAATGTATGTTCTCATTATTTGGAAGATTCTAATGAACTTGATAGTATAATAGATTCATTCCTTAATTATTAA
- a CDS encoding conjugal transfer protein TraB, with protein MDKKIIDNIDSKALRYKNILAIPSIHSRVYFSLAVREAFEKFKPDIVAVEHPANFADSLREAVSRLPFVSLIIREIENEAVYIPIDPCDSIIEAVRLAIDEEIPFFPIDKDITSINTNSHYLMPDDYVMKNIGIEKFYTEVKSNYIFHKDETDEEREIFMAKNLYELSKKYNKILLVIGMSHWENIVSILQKLDDEKLDNKAKEEIINKKFSEDDEEYIYSEPKIYNVHKESLNKMLGEFPFTTYMYELYRNGELENFDKINIIETIFKEAKMRYKLPISLLQQKNMMKYLRNLCLLDNYIIPDYIDMLTAAKCMINNDYALEVMEGMEYYPHYTEEDENYPTIKLNRDPSTNGMEGMLKDKKIKLHKYDNIWKTSFKKVNVTTRPSEKYEGEWEDVWNRRTNLLSHVPEDILMEKHMNILRDKIRNMLTEDKARIEPFTVSIKDGIDMRETIRNYYKNEIYVKEIPKIKGNIGHMVVIFDDEHDEDYDWNIVWYSEAHDDSDLILYSTEPGNTLVGPGISKCYFGGYASLMPPQAPHDVWRIYPQLKKEGIVRNYADLLLYTAIIYSVDKYLGYVAPTPPSSILKEFAKKNSVEIVYVPLTTFSSETLRKLRHFHVLGNKRLRKIADDYII; from the coding sequence ATGGATAAAAAAATAATAGATAATATAGATTCTAAGGCTTTAAGGTATAAAAATATATTGGCAATCCCTTCTATACATTCAAGGGTTTATTTTTCTTTAGCTGTAAGAGAGGCTTTTGAAAAATTTAAACCGGATATTGTAGCGGTAGAACATCCTGCCAATTTTGCTGATTCTTTGAGAGAAGCCGTGAGCAGACTTCCATTTGTAAGTTTGATAATAAGAGAAATAGAAAATGAAGCTGTTTATATACCTATAGATCCATGTGATTCCATAATAGAGGCTGTTCGTTTAGCTATTGATGAAGAAATACCATTCTTCCCAATAGATAAAGATATCACTTCAATAAATACAAATTCACATTATCTTATGCCTGATGATTATGTTATGAAAAATATAGGCATTGAGAAATTCTATACCGAAGTAAAATCAAATTATATATTTCATAAAGATGAAACAGATGAAGAGAGAGAAATATTCATGGCTAAAAATCTTTATGAACTATCTAAAAAATATAATAAAATTCTTCTAGTTATAGGAATGTCTCATTGGGAAAATATTGTATCTATATTACAAAAACTAGACGATGAAAAATTAGATAATAAAGCAAAAGAAGAAATAATAAATAAAAAATTTTCAGAAGATGATGAAGAATATATATATTCAGAACCTAAAATATATAATGTACATAAAGAATCATTAAATAAAATGCTTGGAGAGTTTCCGTTCACAACTTATATGTATGAATTATATAGAAACGGAGAATTAGAAAATTTTGATAAAATTAATATAATAGAAACAATATTCAAAGAAGCAAAGATGAGATATAAACTTCCTATATCATTACTTCAGCAAAAAAACATGATGAAGTATTTAAGAAACTTATGTCTTCTTGATAATTATATCATACCAGACTATATAGATATGCTTACAGCAGCAAAATGTATGATTAACAATGATTATGCCTTGGAAGTAATGGAAGGTATGGAATATTATCCGCATTATACTGAAGAAGATGAAAACTATCCTACTATTAAATTAAATAGAGATCCAAGCACAAATGGCATGGAAGGAATGCTTAAAGATAAAAAGATAAAACTCCATAAGTATGATAATATATGGAAAACATCTTTCAAGAAAGTAAATGTTACAACTCGTCCTAGTGAAAAATATGAAGGCGAATGGGAAGATGTTTGGAATAGAAGAACAAATCTTTTATCACATGTACCTGAAGATATACTTATGGAAAAGCATATGAATATACTTAGAGATAAAATAAGAAATATGCTTACAGAGGATAAAGCTAGAATAGAACCTTTTACTGTAAGCATTAAAGACGGTATTGATATGCGTGAAACTATAAGGAACTATTATAAAAATGAAATATATGTCAAAGAAATTCCAAAAATAAAAGGAAATATAGGACATATGGTTGTAATATTCGATGATGAACATGATGAAGATTATGATTGGAATATAGTTTGGTATAGTGAAGCACATGATGACAGTGATTTAATATTATACTCTACTGAACCAGGAAACACTTTAGTAGGACCTGGAATATCTAAATGTTATTTTGGAGGTTATGCTTCTTTGATGCCTCCTCAGGCTCCTCATGATGTTTGGAGAATATATCCTCAATTAAAAAAAGAGGGAATAGTTAGAAATTATGCTGACTTACTTCTATATACTGCCATAATATATTCTGTTGATAAATATTTAGGATATGTTGCCCCTACTCCTCCTTCAAGCATATTAAAAGAATTTGCCAAAAAGAATTCTGTTGAAATAGTTTATGTTCCTCTTACAACATTTTCAAGTGAAACTCTAAGAAAGTTAAGACATTTCCATGTGCTTGGAAACAAAAGACTTAGAAAAATTGCTGATGATTATATAATATAA